In the genome of Macadamia integrifolia cultivar HAES 741 unplaced genomic scaffold, SCU_Mint_v3 scaffold_15A, whole genome shotgun sequence, one region contains:
- the LOC122070971 gene encoding uncharacterized protein LOC122070971: MADIVKQILAKPIQLADQVTKFADDAQTFKQECAELKSKTEKLAALLRQAARASSDLYERPTRRIIDDTEQVLDKALTLVFKCRANGLMKRVFTIIPAAAFKKMSSQLENSIGDVSWLLRVSASANDRDDEYLGLPPIAANEPILCLIWEQIATLYTGSVEDRSDAAASLVSLARDNDRYGKLIIEEGGVVPLLKLVKDGRAEGQENAARAIGLLGRDPESVEHMIPAGVCAVFAKILKEGPMKVQAMVAWAVSELAAHHPKCQDHFAQNNIIRLLVGHLAFETIQEHSKYAVTSNKAVPLSIHSVLMASNQPSPNADGSIPAVQTNKPNEDESQIAHPLGRQQQNQMLNVVTNTMAMRGTSKPPQSQGNNPSNTHQPNHVKNSKQNHQQNHNLHQQHVALAGGSIKAREFEDPATKANMKAMAAKALWHLAKGNSAICRSITESRALLCFAVLLEKGPDEVQFNSAMALMEIAAVADQDAELRRSAFKPNSPAAKAVFDQLLSIIEKADSDLLAPCVKAMGHLARTFRATETRIIGPLVRLLDDREGEVSREAAIALTKFACGENYLHVDHSKAIINAGGAKHLIQLVYFSEQIVQIPALILLCYIALHVPDSEELAQAEVLTVLEWASKQGYMVQDPTVDTLLPEAKGRLELYQSRGSRGFH, from the coding sequence ATGGCGGACATCGTGAAGCAGATCCTGGCGAAGCCGATTCAATTGGCGGACCAGGTGACCAAGTTTGCCGACGATGCCCAAACCTTCAAGCAGGAGTGCGCCGAACTCAAATCCAAAACGGAGAAACTTGCCGCCCTCCTCCGCCAGGCTGCCCGTGCTAGCTCCGATCTTTACGAGCGCCCAACTCGCCGCATCATCGATGATACAGAGCAGGTCCTTGACAAGGCCCTCACTCTTGTCTTCAAATGCCGCGCTAATGGCCTCATGAAGCGGGTCTTTACCATCATCCCTGCCGCTGCCTTCAAAAAAATGTCTTCCCAACTCGAGAACTCAATCGGTGATGTCTCCTGGCTCCTCCGCGTTTCTGCCTCTGCGAACGATCGCGACGACGAGTACCTTGGCCTTCCCCCCATCGCCGCCAACGAGCCCATCCTCTGCCTTATCTGGGAACAGATCGCCACTCTATACACTGGATCCGTCGAAGACAGATCCGACGCCGCCGCATCCCTCGTATCCCTCGCCCGCGACAACGACCGTTACGGAAAGCTCATAATCGAGGAAGGTGGAGTGGTTCCCCTTTTGAAGTTGGTCAAGGACGGACGAGCGGAAGGCCAGGAGAACGCTGCCCGTGCTATTGGCCTCCTTGGCCGCGACCCGGAGAGCGTGGAGCACATGATCCCCGCTGGTGTCTGTGCGGTGTTTGCGAAAATCCTCAAAGAAGGTCCCATGAAGGTTCAGGCAATGGTGGCCTGGGCTGTATCTGAGCTTGCCGCCCATCACCCCAAGTGCCAAGATCATTTCGCCCAGAACAATATAATTCGGTTGCTCGTCGGTCATCTGGCCTTCGAGACCATTCAGGAACACAGCAAGTATGCGGTGACCAGTAACAAAGCCGTGCCCCTGTCCATTCATTCGGTGTTAATGGCTAGTAACCAACCCAGTCCCAATGCCGACGGCAGCATCCCCGCCGTTCAAACTAACAAACCCAATGAAGACGAGAGTCAGATCGCTCATCCACTGGGTCGCCAGCAGCAGAACCAGATGCTTAATGTGGTCACAAACACCATGGCCATGAGGGGCACCTCAAAGCCACCCCAATCACAAGGTAACAATCCCAGCAACACACACCAACCGAACCACGTCAAGAACTCCAAACAAAATCACCAACAGAATCATAATCTTCACCAGCAGCACGTTGCTCTGGCCGGGGGTAGCATCAAGGCGAGGGAATTTGAAGACCCAGCCACCAAGGCCAACATGAAGGCAATGGCAGCCAAAGCCCTTTGGCATCTCGCCAAGGGAAATTCCGCCATATGCCGGAGCATCACCGAGTCGAGAGCCCTCCTTTGCTTCGCTGTCCTCCTGGAGAAAGGCCCCGATGAGGTCCAATTCAATTCTGCTATGGCCTTAATGGAGATTGCTGCCGTTGCCGATCAAGACGCTGAGTTGAGACGCTCTGCATTCAAGCCCAATTCCCCTGCTGCTAAGGCCGTTTTCGATCAGTTACTAAGCATCATAGAGAAGGCAGATTCAGACCTCCTCGCACCCTGCGTCAAGGCCATGGGCCACTTAGCGAGGACTTTCCGAGCCACAGAGACGAGGATCATTGGGCCATTGGTGCGATTGCTTGATGACAGAGAAGGGGAAGTTTCTAGGGAGGCTGCTATTGCACTCACTAAGTTTGCCTGCGGTGAGAATTACCTACACGTCGATCACTCAAAGGCCATAATCAACGCAGGAGGGGCGAAACATCTCATTCAGCTTGTCTATTTTAGCGAGCAGATTGTTCAGATACCGGCATTGATTCTGTTATGCTACATTGCATTGCATGTCCCAGACAGTGAGGAACTTGCACAAGCAGAGGTTCTTACTGTGCTC